One part of the Candida albicans SC5314 chromosome R, complete sequence genome encodes these proteins:
- the PTC2 gene encoding type 2C protein phosphatase (Protein phosphatase of the Type 2C-related family (serine/threonine-specific) with a potential role in DNA damage checkpoint control; localizes to both cytoplasm and mitochondria; mutant shows virulence defect), which translates to MGQILSQPVVEKHSDEHKDKYLAYGISCMQGWRINMEDAHATILNLYDLPLKKSLSSNSEQDEDEEDEEEEADSQDSTTTNTTKSQQQQNQKEDLQQNNDKQNSQQDIKDGDNDTQMSDSDENHHHAAPQQQHIAFFGVYDGHGGEKAAIFTGEKLHHLIKETKEFKQKDYINALKQGFLNCDQEILKDFYMRDDDSGCAATSAIITPDLIVCGNAGDSRTIMSTNGFAKALSFDHKPSNEGEKARICAAGGYVDMGRVNGNLALSRGIGDFDFKKNVDLPAEEQIVTCYPDVIQHNIDYKSDEFVVLACDGIWDCLTSQKCVECVRRGIYERKSLSIICEEIMDLCCAPTSDGSGIGCDNMSIAIVALLDYTKNETLDQWYEKIISRVEQQQQQKNDPNSLNKYGPISQPYNELYKEMYGEYYDIGQQGQGGNGRSNIGSGSGRGSGASGSSSGGGASINGNSIFGRSGYDDEDDDDEEKNIERRRRDQDESNLNGGAISLQKLLASNAITNENGVIYLDTSSAQSLLAHFGVADAGAHGDEEDEEEEGEDVHQGLAHEEEEEEEKEGSKIEEISEKIDDEV; encoded by the coding sequence atggGTCAAATCCTTTCACAACCAGTAGTTGAAAAACACTCGGATGAACataaagataaatatttagCTTATGGTATATCATGTATGCAAGGATGGAGAATTAATATGGAAGATGCTCATGCTactattttgaatttgtatGATTTGccattgaagaaatcattatcatcaaattcagaacaagatgaagatgaggAAGATGAGGAAGAGGAGGCGGATTCGCAAGATTCTACTACCACCAACACCACAaaatcacaacaacaacaaaaccaaaaagaagaccttcaacaaaataatgataaacaGAATCTGCAACAAGATATAAAAGATGGTGATAATGATACTCAAATGAGTGATAGTGATGAAAACCATCACCATGCTgcaccacaacaacaacatattGCATTTTTCGGAGTTTATGATGGTCATGGTGGTGAAAAAGCTGCTATTTTCACTGGAGAAAAATTACATCATTTGATTAAAGAAACTAAAGAATTTAAACAAAAGGATTATATTAATGCTTTAAAACAAGGATTTTTAAATTGtgatcaagaaattttaaaagattTTTATATGAGAGATGATGATAGTGGATGTGCTGCCACTTCAGCAATTATAACTCctgatttaattgtttgCGGTAATGCTGGAGATTCTAGAACTATCATGTCAACCAATGGATTTGCTAAAGCGTTATCATTTGATCATAAACCAAGTAATGAAGGTGAAAAAGCTCGTATTTGTGCTGCTGGTGGTTATGTTGATATGGGAAGAGTTAATGGTAATTTAGCGTTATCACGTGGTATTggtgattttgattttaagAAAAATGTTGATTTACCTGCTGAAGAACAAATTGTCACTTGTTATCCTGATGTAATACAAcataatattgattataaatcagatgaatttgttgttttggcTTGTGATGGTATTTGGGATTGTTTAACTTCACAAAAATGTGTTGAATGTGTCAGAAGAGGTATTTATGAAAGAAAACtgttatcaattatttgtGAAGAAATTATGGATTTATGTTGTGCTCCAACTTCAGATGGATCGGGTATTGGATGTGATAATATGTCAATTGCCATTGTTGCATTATTAGATTATACTAAAAACGAAACTTTAGATCAATGGTATGAAAAAATCATATCCAGAGTTgaacaacagcaacaacagaaaaacGATCCAAATAGTTTGAACAAATATGGTCCAATTTCTCAACCTTATAATGAATTATACAAAGAAATGTATGGTGAATATTATGATATTGGTCAACAAGGTCAAGGTGGAAATGGTAGATCAAATATTGGCAGTGGTAGTGGTCGTGGTAGTGGTGCaagtggtagtagtagtggtggtggcgcTAGTATTAATGGTAATTCTATATTTGGAAGAAGTGGATacgatgatgaagatgatgatgatgaagaaaaaaatattgaaaggagaagaagagaTCAAGATGAATCCAATTTAAATGGAGGAGCTATTTCTTTACAGAAATTATTGGCTTCTAATGCTataacaaatgaaaatggtGTAATATATTTAGATACTTCATCAGCTCAATCTCTTTTAGCTCATTTTGGTGTTGCTGATGCAGGTGCCCATGGAGATGAAGaggatgaagaagaagaaggagaagATGTTCATCAAGGACTCGCGcatgaagaagaagaagaagaagaaaaagaaggatCCAagattgaagaaatttctGAAAAAATAGATGATGAAgtttaa
- a CDS encoding uncharacterized protein (Protein of unknown function; transcript detected on high-resolution tiling arrays), which produces MMCTTFFFIFFFSPIFFTFNQKVACVCVCVCVCVCVWWWWLNKFVIFCKVVWEWQIKRHLAIVQPSRITFAAQKFFFFFGEKASIYLSIYLLGVFSTQLVSINPLLPLTSV; this is translated from the coding sequence ATGATGTGCActacttttttctttatttttttttttctgccTATCTTTTTCACATTTAATCAAAAAGTCgcgtgtgtgtgtgtgtgtgtgtgtgtgtgtgtgtgtgtttggtggtggtggctaaacaaatttgttattttttgtaaGGTCGTGTGGGAATGGCAAATCAAACGTCACTTGGCAATAGTACAACCGAGTAGAATAACTTTTGCAGCacaaaagtttttttttttttttggggagAAAGCATCGatctatctatctatctatcttcttggtgtatttCTGACTCAACTCGTATCAATTAACCCTCTCCTTCCTCTAACATCAGTATAA
- the SAS3 gene encoding Sas3p (Similar to silencing proteins; increased transcription is observed upon fluphenazine treatment; rat catheter biofilm repressed) has translation MVSHLLNQLKITNNHIYSNIVPQDLDKRTVRAKPTNDYSLKSMIKNNTHQKPTIPITNTTKIKSVHDDSNSNIKRVKRSFKHNNIFVKLTKKKCIVVINYDKTKLSTITRSKLDTVPLLPNSTSFTSENQNQNQVDTSILSEIQLPYKGILKYPDCIINDTDPTKLDTERFNKYLDEGIKLRNKTTCHLETETETETETETKTEIETELQSQVFSNLLHPILNESNQSTESTPVPNYSNLNKSKINRIVLRDFEINTWYIAPYPEEYSQCEVLYICEYCLKYMNSPMSYRRHQLKNCNFSNNHPPGLEIYRDQKSKISIWEVDGRKNINYCQNLCLLAKLFLNSKTLYYDVEPFIFYVLTEIDEKNPSNYHFVGYFSKEKLNSSDYNVSCILTLPIYQRKGYGNLLIDFSYLLSRNEFKYGTPEKPLSDLGLLSYRNYWKVTIAYKLKQIYDKYFSCNANGDGDSVSDNARLSLSIDTLCKLTGMIPSDVIVGLEQLDSLARNPITHNYAIVINLDKINTEIAKWEKKSYTKLVYEKLLWKPMLFGPSGGINSAPSIQPPQPQSTSVTTTTMSAREGTTNSHPKPVIPQNSISLITNFLKDDINNPYTFEEEGFKEIEARRETENEEIKNASLVEYVTCYPGIVVNNHFVNGGGGGGESNGSNDQIKGHKKMLKKRKRIIDDDDDDDDDDDDDDDEIEKIFEIDEIPSNDENEPDFEDDSDDVDDFMDDDEEEVVEIKDNDSDEDVSEDIIEILDDDDQEEEDWRRTWKRRVPSPPKRKTVNVLTGNNNKPRGRGRPRGTFKLKA, from the coding sequence ATGGTTCTGCACCTactaaatcaattaaaaattacCAATAACCATATTTATTCCAATATAGTGCCGCAAGATTTGGATAAAAGAACCGTTCGAGCCAAGCCCACCAATGATTATTCTTTGAAAAGTatgataaaaaataatactcATCAAAAACCGACCATACCAATAACaaacaccaccaaaataaaatctGTTCATGATGATAGCAACAGCAATATCAAAAGAGTGAAGAGGAGTTTCAAACAtaacaatatttttgtCAAATTaacgaaaaagaaatgtattgttgttattaattatgacaaaacaaaactatCGACAATAACCAGATCAAAGTTAGATACTGTACCATTACTACCCAATAGTACATCATTTACACtggaaaaccaaaaccaaaatcagGTAGATACATCTATATTGTCAGAAATACAGTTACCTTATAAAGGTATATTAAAGTACCCAGATTGTATTATCAATGACACTGACCCCACAAAACTAGATACAGAAAGGTTTAACAAATATCTCGATGAAGGGATAAAATTGCGAAATAAAACCACTTGCCATTTGGAGACAGAGACAGAGACAGAGACAGAGACAGAGACAAAGACAGAGATAGAGACAGAATTACAGTCACAAgttttttctaatttacTCCATCCAATActaaatgaatcaaatcaaaGTACAGAATCTACTCCGGTGCctaattattcaaatttaaacaaatcGAAAATAAATCGAATAGTACTAAGAGactttgaaatcaataccTGGTATATTGCTCCATATCCAGAAGAATATTCACAATGTGAAGTATTATACATTTGTGAATATTGTCTCAAATATATGAATTCACCAATGTCTTACCGACGacatcaattgaaaaattgtaatttttcaaacaatcaTCCTCCAGGATTAGAAATTTATCGAGAtcaaaaaagtaaaattCTGATTTGGGAAGTTGATGGAAGGAAAAACATTAATTATTGTCAAAATTTATGTTTATTAGCCAAATTATTCCtcaattcaaaaacatTGTATTATGATGTCGAACCATTCATTTTTTATGTATTGACAGAAATTGATGAGAAAAACCCatcaaattatcattttgtTGGATATTTTCTGAAGGAGAAATTGAATAGCTCAGATTATAACGTCTCATGTATTTTAACTTTACCCATTTATCAAAGAAAAGGGTATGGTAAtctattgattgatttcaGTTATTTATTAAGTCGGAATGAGTTCAAGTATGGAACACCGGAAAAACCATTAAGTGATTTGGGTTTACTAAGTTATAGAAATTATTGGAAAGTAACAATTGCttataaattgaaacaaatttacGATAAATACTTTTCATGCAATGCCAATGGGGATGGTGACAGTGTCAGCGACAATGCAAGGCTCAGTTTATCTATTGATACACTTTGTAAGTTGACTGGCATGATACCATCTGATGTTATTGTTGGGCTAGAACAATTAGATTCATTAGCAAGAAATCCAATAACTCATAATTATGCCATTGTGATTAACTTGGATAAAATCAACACTGAAATTGCTAAATGGGAGAAAAAACTGTATACTAAACTAGTCTATGAGAAATTATTATGGAAACCAATGTTATTTGGTCCAAGTGGAGGAATCAATTCTGCACCATCAATtcaaccaccacaaccacaatcAACATCAGtaacaacgacaacaatGTCAGCTAGAGAAGGTACTACAAATTCTCACCCAAAGCCAGTTATTCCTCAAAATAGTATTTCATTAATCACAAACTTTTTAAAAGATGACATCAACAATCCTTACACATTTGAGGAAGAAGgatttaaagaaattgaagcTCGCAGAGAAACTGAGAATGAAGAGATAAAGAATGCAAGCTTAGTAGAATATGTTACTTGTTATCCTGGCATAGTAGTGAACAATCATTTCGtcaatggtggtggtggtggtggtgaacTGAATGGCTCAAATGATCAAATCAAAGGCCACAAAAAgatgttgaagaaaaggaaaagaattatagatgatgatgatgatgatgatgatgatgatgacgatgatgacgatgagattgaaaaaatatttgaaattgatgagaTCCCGAGTAACGACGAAAATGAACCAGATTTTGAAGATGACAGCGACGATGTGGATGATTTTAtggatgatgatgaagaagaagtagtGGAGATTAAAGACAATGATTCCGATGAGGATGTATCTGAAgatataattgaaattttggaCGATGACGACCAAGAGGAAGAAGACTGGAGAAGAACTTGGAAACGAAGGGTACCATCACCTCCCAAAAGGAAAACTGTCAATGTATTGACTGgcaacaataacaaaccAAGAGGTAGAGGGAGACCAAGAGGAACATTCAAATTAAAAGCTTAA
- a CDS encoding 3'-5'-exodeoxyribonuclease (Ortholog(s) have 3'-5'-exodeoxyribonuclease activity, endonuclease activity, role in apoptotic DNA fragmentation, cellular response to oxidative stress and cytosol, nucleus localization), whose amino-acid sequence MINPRRFLTIMTRTKFWKPRYYDIGVNFSDSMFQGYYNGSTTSKHPCDIQSVIERAHLFHVDKMLITASTIKESEDHFELCEKYSNQFDSTAGVHPCSVASEFYKLNDEIKQGDDGENSSSSSSRYTDELRDDVDTKLEKLKNIIIKGYKLGHIKAFGEIGLDYDRLHYSSKHQQCEMLIKQLDLLHDLQTELNIQFLPLFLHMRSACDDFIKILKPYIEKGIINPVNAVVHSFTGTEQELNQLLELGFYIGVNGCSLKTEENLQVVKKIPINKLLIETDAPWCEIRKSHAGYKFIKNTIYPNKFYPELLEDVKQLLPSSIGKNSSIKLHENLPFPSIKKENFWKHSEFVQKSKENSNSTNPELLETRIGVLADPMIKSRNEPVNVGLVAQIICGLHDFKDDTEIENFIDTVFE is encoded by the coding sequence atgataaatcCAAGACGATTTCTAACAATCATGACAAGAACAAAATTTTGGAAACCAAGATATTATGATATTGGAGTCAATTTTTCCGATTCAATGTTTCAAGGATATTATAATggatcaacaacatcaaaacATCCTTGTGATATTCAATCAGTTATTGAACGAGCCCATTTATTTCATGTTGATAAAATGTTAATTACTGCCCTGACAATTAAAGAAAGTGAAGATCATTTTGAATTGTgtgaaaaatattcaaatcaatttgattcaacTGCTGGTGTACATCCATGTTCTGTTGCTTCAGAgttttataaattgaacgatgaaatcaaacaagGTGATGATGGAGAAaacagtagtagtagtagtagccGATACACCGATGAATTACgtgatgatgttgataccaaattggaaaaattgaaaaatattattataaaagGGTATAAATTAGGTCATATCAAAGCATTTGGTGAAATTGGATTAGATTATGATCGATTACATTATAGTTCAAAACATCAACAATGTGAAATGTTGATTAAACAACTTGATCTTTTACATGATTTACAAACAGAATTAaacattcaatttttacCATTATTTTTACATATGAGATCCGCATGCGAtgattttatcaaaattctCAAACCCTATATTGAAAAGGGAATAATTAATCCTGTCAATGCCGTTGTTCATTCATTCACAGGAACAgaacaagaattaaatcaattattagaattggGATTTTATATTGGTGTAAATGGTTGTTCTTTGAAAACGGAAGAGAATTTACAAGTTGTGAAAAAAATCCctattaataaattattaattgaaacCGATGCTCCATGGTgtgaaattagaaaaagtCATGCTGGttataaatttataaaaaatacaatttatcctaataaattttatccagaattattagaagatgTTAAACAACTACTACCATCATCAATTGGtaaaaattcttcaataaaaTTACATGAGAATTTACCATTtccatcaattaaaaaagagaatttttggaaacattcagaatttgttcaaaaatcaaaagaaaattcaaattcaactaATCCAGAATTGCttgaaacaagaattgGGGTATTAGCTGATCCTATGATCAAATCTAGAAATGAACCAGTTAATGTTGGATTGGTGGCACAAATTATTTGTGGATTACATGATTTTAAAGATGATACAGAAATAGAGAATTTTATAGATACggtgtttgaa
- a CDS encoding uncharacterized protein (Ortholog(s) have nucleus localization), with protein sequence MSEELDRILSIEESAINRNKEIDRILQCSPYDYYSILEINPLLSTTTAQELSTTIKKLYRKKSLLIHPDKSDNPKAPEAFDLLKKSEHILTSTEESDIKEIEHLYSIYQAYKPKPEQKQKQIDDHEQQYSQLEFNDPINIEIRSKVKQILIDEINELNLNKLIKQTELLRKDEMKQKIELEKKIKRQLDKNWEDERDLRVKNWRKYSNKIERKQKRQQEGQQQASSSSSSSSSSGKVSKKKKKKNVLV encoded by the coding sequence ATGTCAGAAGAATTAGATAGAATTTTGTCTATTGAAGAATCAGCGATCAATagaaacaaagaaatagaTCGAATTCTACAGTGTTCTCcttatgattattattcaatattaGAAATCAATCCGTTGCTTTCCACCACAACTGCACAAGAACTTCTGACAACCATTAAGAAATTATATCGgaaaaaatcattattaattcaTCCTGATAAATCAGATAACCCAAAGGCACCAGAAgcttttgatttattgaaaaaatccGAACACATTTTAACATCAACTGAAGAATCCGAtatcaaagaaattgaacatttatattcaatatATCAAGCAtataaaccaaaaccagaacaaaaacaaaaacaaatcgATGATCATGAACAACAGTATTCTCAATTAGAATTCAATGATCCtataaatattgaaattcGATCAAAAGTGaaacaaatattaattgatgaaataaatgaattgaatttaaataaattaattaaacaaaCAGAACTTTTACGTAAAGatgaaatgaaacaaaaaattgaacttgaaaaaaaaattaaacgaCAACTTGATAAAAATTGGGAAGATGAAAGAGATTTAAGAGTTAAGAATTGGAGAAAATATagtaataaaattgaaagaaaacaaaaacgaCAACAAGAGggacaacaacaagcatcatcctcatcatcatcatcatcatcactggggaaagtttcaaaaaagaaaaaaaagaaaaatgttttAGTGTAA
- a CDS encoding aminoacyl-tRNA hydrolase (Ortholog(s) have aminoacyl-tRNA hydrolase activity, role in negative regulation of proteasomal ubiquitin-dependent protein catabolic process and mitochondrial outer membrane localization): MTSQSNLSLIAVGVVSFVTGYYVHQMLKPTSPKRFQLKPTSATTTTKSEDNSEDEEEEEEDEGLDINSLALNEIPGEVRMTLVVRQDLKMGKGKAAAQCSHATLALYKKITNPQLESYNPELVNRWELGNGQAKITLQVPNQEEMDLLYAKAISLGINSYIVHDAGRTQIAAGSATVLGLGPAPKRILDEVTGDLKLY; the protein is encoded by the coding sequence ATGACAAgccaatcaaatttaagTTTAATAGCAGTAGGTGTTGTGTCGTTTGTAACAGGATATTATGTTCACCAAATGTTAAAACCTACATCGCCGAaaagatttcaattgaagCCTACATCAGCAACCACTACGACCAAGAGTGAAGATAATAGTGAggacgaagaagaagaagaagaagatgaggGATTAGATATTAATTCACTTGCATTGAATGAGATTCCAGGAGAAGTAAGAATGACACTTGTAGTAAGacaagatttgaaaatgggTAAAGGTAAAGCAGCAGCTCAGTGTTCTCATGCTACATTGGcattatataaaaaaattactaatCCTCAATTAGAATCATATAATCCAGAATTGGTGAATCGATGGGAATTGGGGAATGGTCAAGCCAAAATAACTTTACAAGTTCCAAATCAAGAAGAGATGGATTTATTATATGCAAAAGCCATTAGTTTGGGTATCAATTCTTATATTGTTCATGATGCAGGTAGAACCCAGATTGCTGCTGGAAGTGCCACTGTGTTGGGGTTAGGTCCTGCTCCAAAACGTATACTAGATGAAGTTACTGGTGATTTAAAATTGTATTGA
- the DOT6 gene encoding Dot6p (Protein with a predicted role in telomeric gene silencing and filamentation; repressed by high-level peroxide stress; Spider biofilm induced), whose amino-acid sequence MSSPEIEASGSSESKSGSSSQKNPSRTPTSWDAEDDILLMHLKDNQKLGWKEIASNFTNRTPNACQFRWRRLKSGNLKNPPKSAAALGAQFKQNPNMNSAPKKKKATTKNNKSTTESSDNTTEKETKSGKVSKTPKSSGPTNNGSKGNTPSSSSNSTTNSNNFTYNPMTTGTFQGFDNNISTALAGLNALSNSPSYISNSSPATPKGLTSPTINGSGPHHSGNPNLAHKYEASPASDRSLDQRRRSSVTGSVSGHRNSNGGYYVDVSVDPTMNLPHNKSHPTTPSSLTPRNSTSAGDKGSNFTHRGSISGVANISALRSNSIIQITTDERGSISSMGRASVSSLPSKSMNIPHHQSGNNSLAHLPVLFGGTGSISGPSRHSSVSGGSVGGQQTTLPSLRSGSVVGSNIGYFSRSGSVVIPHTADKKEEEPFKFDKERLEASNKKLQKIRRNMPPSRTKTKRKPGTPIPKLDIPWTMEEDELLINRRNRELSFAELSILLPQRTEGEIWTRIDYLENLRNGGHRSANSRDSRRARQESIGLGDVDGFYDDDDDDDDDVLQVSDDDDDEVLVDVDDIPHPRKKKRRMSSAVNPLSVRGSIRK is encoded by the coding sequence ATGAGTTCACCAGAGATAGAGGCAAGTGGTTCTTCTGAATCAAAATCCGGATCTTCCAGTCAAAAAAACCCTTCCCGTACACCAACATCATGGGACGCAGAAGATGATATACTTTTAATGCACTTGAAAGACAACCAAAAATTGGGTTGGAAAGAGATAGCCAGTAATTTCACTAACAGAACGCCCAACGCATGTCAATTTAGATGGAGAAGATTGAAATCGGGAAATTTGAAGAACCCTCCAAAATCAGCAGCAGCTTTAGGGGCTCAATTTAAACAGAATCCTAATATGAATTCTGcaccaaaaaagaaaaaagccacaactaaaaataacaaaagtACAACTGAGTCATCAGATAATACTAccgaaaaagaaaccaaatcaGGAAAAGTTTCAAAAACACCAAAATCCAGTGGTCCAACAAATAATGGTTCAAAGGGGAACACTCCtagcagtagtagtaatagtacAACCAACAGCAATAACTTTACTTATAATCCCATGACAACTGGTACTTTTCAAGGGTTTGacaataatatttcaacAGCATTGGCCGGATTGAATGCTTTGTCCAACTCACCATCTTATATTTCTAATTCAAGTCCTGCTACCCCTAAAGGTTTAACATCGCCAACTATAAACGGAAGTGGTCCTCACCATAGCGGTAATCCGAATTTGGCTCATAAATATGAGGCATCTCCTGCATCGGATAGATCCCTAGATCAACGTCGTCGGTCAAGTGTAACTGGTTCAGTATCTGGTCATCGTAATAGTAATGGTGGGTACTATGTTGACGTTTCGGTTGATCCAACCATGAATTTACCTCATAATAAATCTCACCCAACAACTCCATCATCACTAACTCCTAGAAATTCAACTTCTGCTGGTGATAAAGGTTCCAATTTTACTCATCGAGGTTCGATATCTGGAGTTGCCAATATTTCGGCCCTACGCAGCAACTCAATAATACAAATCACCACAGACGAAAGAGGTTCTATTCTGTCAATGGGTAGAGCGTCGGTGTCTTCATTACCTTCAAAGTCGATGAATATACCACATCATCAACTGGGTAACAATTCTTTAGCTCATTTGCCTGTTTTATTTGGTGGCACGGGCAGCATTAGTGGGCCCTCCAGACATTCCAGTGTTAGTGGTGGATCTGTTGGTGGTCAACAAACTACCCTTCCTAGTTTGAGAAGTGGTAGTGTCGTTGGGTCCAACATTGGATATTTTTCTCGGTCCGGCTCGGTCGTGATACCACACACTGCAGAcaaaaaggaagaagaacCATTCAAATTTGACAAGGAGAGATTAGAGGCCagtaataaaaaattacaaaagaTACGGCGAAATATGCCGCCATCAAGgaccaaaacaaaaaggaaACCTGGTACACCGATCCCCAAATTGGATATACCATGGACTATGGAAGAGGATGAGTTGTTGATTAATAGACGTAATCGTGAATTGTCATTTGcagaattatcaattttgcTACCACAAAGAACGGAAGGAGAAATATGGACCCGTATAGATTATTTGGAGAACTTGAGAAATGGTGGACATAGATCAGCAAACTCAAGAGACCTGAGACGAGCACGACAAGAGTCCATAGGGCTTGGTGATGTAGATGGATTTTAtgatgacgacgatgatgatgatgatgatgttcTTCAGGTAAgcgatgacgatgatgatgaagtaTTAGTTGACGTTGATGATATTCCACAtccaagaaagaaaaaaagaagaatgaGTTCAGCCGTTAATCCTTTATCAGTCAGAGGTTCAATTAGAAAGTAG